From Garra rufa unplaced genomic scaffold, GarRuf1.0 hap1_unplaced_007, whole genome shotgun sequence, the proteins below share one genomic window:
- the LOC141313326 gene encoding uncharacterized protein, translated as MMEFIKEESEDVKIEEVFSLKQEDTEEQTDLMGLKEESEELNKMEDKYYYEEHDDFITGETSACSQTKKSSSRKRVRKNGTKKGFTCQECGKTFDQTRTLNGHMKIHTGEKPYICQQCGKTFSKKEGLTVHTRTHTGERPYTCPHCGQGFIHKGNLNTHVRCHSGESPFTCQQCGKSFSRKDSFKNHMRIHTGEKPYICGQCGHSFRCKITLSKHMKMHLRENCLRCQQCGESFTDKNLLRNHVKSHIGENACMCLHCGRTCSHNAVLEVHLRAHTGEKPFACPQCGKSFTVKGNLRTHMRIHTGEKPFKCLQCEKSFTYKRDLKLHLQTYGKKCSGLSQL; from the exons atgatggagtttattaaagaggagagtgaagacgtcAAGATTGAAGAAGTATTCAGTCtgaaacaagaagatactgaggaacaaacag ACCTGATGgggctgaaagaggagagtgaagaactGAATAAAATGGAGGATAAATATTACTATGAGGAACATGAcgatttcataactggagaaacTTCTGCTTGCTCACAGACTAAAAAGTCTTCCTCACGAAAAAGAGTTCGAAAGAATGGAACTAAAAAGGGTTTCACTTGCCAAGAGTGTGGCAAGACATTTGACCAAACTCGAACCCTTAACggccacatgaaaattcacactggagagaagccttacatctgccaacagtgtggaaaaacatTCTCTAAAAAAGAAGGCCTTACAGTCCACacgagaactcacactggagagaggccttacaCTTGCCCTCACTGCGGACAGGGTTTTATACATAAAGGAAACCTAAATACTCATGTGCGATGTCATTCTGGAGAGAGTccgttcacctgccaacagtgtggaaagagcttctcaCGCAAAGACAGCTTTAAGaatcacatgagaatccacacaggagagaaaccgtatATTTGTGGTCAGTGTGGACATAGTTTCAGGTGTAAAATTACCCTTAGTAAACACATGAAGATGCATTTAAGAGAGAACTGTTTGAGATGTCAGCAGTGTGGAGAGAGTTTCACAGACAAGAATTTGCTTAGGAATCATGTCAAATCTCACATTGGGGAAAATGCTTGCATGTGCCTCCACTGTGGAAGAACTTGCTCACACAACGCCGTCCTCGAGGTTCACTTGCGagctcacaccggagagaaaccttttgcttgtcctcagtgtgggaagagtttcactgtTAAAGGAAACCTTAGGACTCACATGaggattcatactggagagaaaccattcaaatgtcttcagtgtgagaagagtttcacatatAAAAGAGACCTGAAACTTCATTTGCAAACCTATGGAAAGAAATGCTCTGGCCTTAGCCAATTATGA